The Candidatus Saccharibacteria bacterium oral taxon 488 genome has a segment encoding these proteins:
- a CDS encoding response regulator codes for MVKIAIIEDDATISQMYRMKFEADGFDVRLASNGTIGVALVESFRPDVILLDIQMPEMDGAEALRRIRSHAWGKTIPVIVLTNLGEEEAPREMRSLGIQGYIVKANLTPRQVVAQVKSVTTKP; via the coding sequence ATGGTTAAAATTGCTATCATTGAAGATGACGCGACGATCAGTCAGATGTACCGAATGAAGTTCGAGGCAGACGGGTTTGACGTACGACTAGCGAGTAATGGCACAATTGGCGTGGCGCTCGTCGAATCGTTTCGTCCAGATGTCATTTTACTTGATATCCAGATGCCAGAGATGGACGGAGCCGAGGCCTTGCGACGTATTCGCTCACACGCGTGGGGCAAGACCATACCGGTTATCGTACTGACTAACCTCGGCGAAGAAGAAGCCCCGCGCGAGATGCGCTCACTCGGCATCCAAGGCTACATTGTCAAGGCCAACCTCACCCCGCGCCAAGTCGTCGCCCAGGTCAAATCAGTCACTACAAAGCCGTGA